Proteins from a genomic interval of Ferrovibrio terrae:
- the hpf gene encoding ribosome hibernation-promoting factor, HPF/YfiA family, producing the protein MKILTSGQQLDLGDSLRAYVEEHLTAAVSKYMDNAIEANVVFRLDGSMYHCQCTVHIGAGISMQAAAEGNDIYVSFDQALDKLAKQVRRDKRKRRNHHQRPTETGDAA; encoded by the coding sequence ATGAAAATCCTGACTTCCGGACAGCAGCTCGACCTTGGCGATTCTCTGCGCGCCTATGTCGAGGAGCATCTCACTGCCGCCGTGTCCAAGTACATGGACAATGCCATTGAAGCCAATGTCGTGTTTCGTCTCGACGGCTCGATGTACCATTGCCAGTGTACCGTCCACATCGGCGCGGGGATTTCCATGCAGGCGGCCGCCGAAGGCAACGACATCTACGTCAGCTTCGATCAGGCGCTGGACAAGCTTGCCAAGCAAGTCCGCCGCGACAAGCGCAAGCGACGCAATCATCACCAGCGGCCCACTGAGACCGGAGATGCTGCCTGA
- the ptsN gene encoding PTS IIA-like nitrogen regulatory protein PtsN, with protein sequence MEIFQLLSPDGVMANLKANSKKQSLQELSARAAKITGQHERAIFDTLLERERLGTTGVGNGIAIPHGRLPGLDKLYGLFARVERPIDFDSIDEMPVDLIFLLLAPESAGADHLKALARVSRLLRDKGVCEKLRGAESADAIYALLTDSPTSHAA encoded by the coding sequence ATGGAAATCTTTCAGCTCTTGAGCCCGGATGGCGTAATGGCCAACCTCAAGGCCAATAGCAAGAAGCAGTCGCTGCAGGAGCTTTCCGCCCGCGCTGCAAAAATCACCGGCCAGCATGAACGCGCGATCTTCGACACACTGCTCGAGCGCGAGCGTCTTGGCACCACCGGTGTAGGCAATGGCATCGCGATCCCGCATGGCCGTCTGCCTGGCCTGGACAAGTTGTATGGCCTGTTCGCCCGCGTCGAGCGTCCGATCGATTTCGATTCGATCGACGAGATGCCGGTCGATCTCATTTTCCTGCTGTTGGCACCTGAATCGGCCGGTGCGGATCACCTGAAGGCGCTGGCCCGCGTGTCGCGCCTGCTGCGCGACAAGGGCGTGTGCGAAAAGCTGCGCGGTGCTGAAAGCGCCGACGCGATCTACGCCCTGCTCACTGACAGTCCGACCAGCCACGCCGCCTGA
- a CDS encoding adenylate/guanylate cyclase domain-containing protein, translating to MQKQHDRVWTWDLPASPAALWPYLSDTARFNEAAGTPRYTVTEEPQPDGSVRRLAAASYKGVAVEWDDPPYEWVAEREFRQTRIFRRGPLKSLSPTLQLEPGPDGGSRVTYRISGAPRGIAGYLVFATGLLNKVGKGLEEMVHQAGRFAVGQAEMPFDYTPPDLTPQQQARLDGLTRQISAGAYHHDLADRLARHITTAQEVDLVRIRPRKLAREWQAPVRHVAELCLDAARLGMLGLSWNLLCPRCGGAKASADTLEALPKQAHCPSCNIAYDGSFTSNIEISFRPATAIRSIGEGEFCMGGPHVSRHILVQQILAPGEERKVTATLPAGEYRLRTLEPGGECITRHDGNTFPTLLAEDAEAPAFTMRAETGDTSGTIAMRNHSSRELTFVIESRAWRSDALTAHEVTTLQAFRDLLPDQVLRAGEDVGIDSITLMFTDLEGSTALYERLGDAAAYRLVRRHFGVLAETIREHDGALIKTIGDAVMAAFATPEHAVQAALHIHDRIAAFNADYSRETGSADTAIGLKMGMHAGRCIAVTLNERLDYFGSTVNLAARLQGRGRRGEVVLSESLAADPAVAPLLRDRAASRESAELKGFDRPVPFVRLTA from the coding sequence ATGCAGAAGCAGCATGACCGCGTCTGGACCTGGGATTTGCCGGCTTCCCCGGCAGCCCTGTGGCCCTATCTGTCGGATACCGCCCGTTTCAACGAGGCGGCTGGCACCCCGCGCTATACCGTGACCGAAGAGCCGCAACCCGACGGATCGGTCAGGCGCCTCGCTGCCGCCAGCTACAAGGGCGTAGCCGTCGAATGGGATGATCCGCCCTACGAATGGGTGGCCGAGCGTGAATTCCGTCAGACGCGGATTTTCCGGCGCGGCCCGCTGAAAAGCCTGAGCCCTACACTGCAGCTTGAACCCGGCCCCGATGGCGGCAGCCGTGTCACCTACCGGATCAGCGGCGCACCGCGTGGCATCGCCGGCTACCTGGTCTTCGCCACCGGGCTTCTCAACAAGGTCGGCAAGGGGCTGGAGGAGATGGTGCACCAGGCCGGGCGTTTTGCCGTCGGCCAGGCGGAAATGCCGTTCGATTACACGCCTCCTGACCTGACACCACAGCAGCAGGCACGGCTGGATGGCCTGACGCGCCAGATTTCCGCCGGCGCCTATCATCATGATCTCGCCGACCGTCTCGCCCGCCATATCACGACGGCGCAGGAAGTCGATCTGGTCCGCATTCGCCCGCGCAAACTGGCGCGCGAATGGCAGGCGCCGGTCCGCCACGTCGCCGAACTGTGTCTTGATGCCGCCCGGCTCGGCATGCTCGGCCTGTCCTGGAACCTGCTCTGTCCGCGTTGCGGCGGCGCCAAGGCTTCTGCCGATACGCTGGAGGCCCTGCCAAAACAGGCGCACTGTCCCTCTTGCAACATCGCCTATGACGGCAGCTTCACCAGCAATATTGAAATCAGCTTCCGTCCTGCGACCGCAATCCGCAGCATAGGCGAAGGCGAGTTCTGCATGGGCGGGCCGCATGTCTCGCGCCATATCCTCGTGCAGCAGATCCTGGCGCCCGGCGAAGAGCGCAAGGTCACCGCAACGCTGCCGGCCGGCGAATACCGGCTGCGCACGCTGGAGCCCGGCGGCGAATGCATCACCCGCCATGATGGCAACACCTTCCCCACTCTGCTGGCCGAGGATGCGGAAGCACCCGCTTTCACCATGCGGGCGGAGACCGGCGACACGTCTGGCACCATCGCGATGCGCAACCACAGCAGCCGCGAACTGACCTTTGTGATCGAATCGCGTGCCTGGCGCAGCGACGCCCTCACCGCCCACGAGGTTACGACGCTGCAGGCCTTCCGCGACCTGCTGCCCGATCAGGTGCTGCGCGCCGGCGAGGATGTCGGCATCGACAGCATCACGCTGATGTTCACCGACCTGGAGGGTTCGACCGCGCTGTATGAACGGCTGGGCGATGCGGCAGCCTACCGCCTGGTGCGGCGGCATTTCGGCGTACTGGCGGAAACCATCCGCGAGCATGACGGCGCCCTGATCAAGACCATCGGCGACGCCGTGATGGCGGCGTTTGCCACACCGGAACATGCCGTACAGGCTGCCCTGCATATCCATGACCGCATCGCAGCCTTCAATGCAGACTACAGCCGCGAAACCGGCAGCGCTGACACAGCGATCGGACTGAAGATGGGCATGCATGCCGGCCGCTGCATCGCCGTGACACTGAACGAGCGGCTGGATTATTTCGGCAGCACGGTAAACCTCGCCGCACGCCTGCAGGGCCGCGGCCGGCGCGGCGAAGTCGTGCTGTCGGAGTCGCTCGCCGCCGACCCCGCCGTCGCGCCGCTGCTGCGTGATCGCGCGGCAAGCCGCGAAAGCGCCGAACTGAAGGGGTTTGACAGACCGGTGCCTTTTGTCAGGCTGACGGCTTAG
- a CDS encoding FAD-dependent oxidoreductase produces the protein MSERIDCEIAVIGAGAGGIAMATASALFGMKTVLIERERMGGYRLHGELPLQVLSAAGRHAVNWREATGFGIRYEEPDIDFAAVLRHAKNTTAAQAANDSVERLSALGITVLQGEARFASADSLAVGDCVVTAKRFVIATGARPALPAIPGLADIPCLTPQTAFDVTERPLHLLIIGGGGAGVALAQGFCRIGVKVTLVEQGRFLSRHDPELSDLTIDALRRDGVTLHEQTEIAQVENTVPGIVLTLRHTDGSSTRIAASHLVLAAGWQADHGALNPMVAGIETGAQGIVTDRRLRTTNRRVFAIGAATDLQATTPVVLHHAGVALKNLLFRLPARIATNAAASLVPGDPELAFVGLNETEARRSHRSIRILRRPFVLNERALADGGSEGLLKVVTTPLGGILGAAAVGPQAAEVLQPWALAIGKGFGIGAMQAMIAPFPARGNTAAQAATDFYRPKLFSPFGRRVVQFLARFD, from the coding sequence ATGAGCGAGCGGATCGACTGCGAGATCGCCGTGATCGGCGCCGGGGCCGGCGGCATAGCGATGGCGACTGCCAGCGCGCTGTTCGGCATGAAAACCGTGCTGATCGAACGCGAGCGCATGGGCGGTTACCGCCTGCATGGCGAACTGCCATTGCAGGTGCTGTCCGCCGCGGGTCGTCATGCCGTCAACTGGCGCGAGGCCACCGGCTTCGGCATCCGCTACGAAGAACCCGACATCGATTTCGCCGCCGTGCTGCGCCACGCGAAAAACACCACGGCCGCGCAGGCAGCCAATGATTCGGTCGAACGACTGTCCGCGCTGGGCATCACCGTGTTGCAGGGCGAAGCGCGTTTCGCCTCTGCCGACAGCCTTGCCGTCGGCGACTGCGTGGTCACAGCCAAGCGCTTTGTCATCGCCACCGGTGCGCGCCCGGCCCTGCCGGCGATTCCGGGTTTGGCCGACATTCCCTGCCTGACGCCGCAGACCGCTTTCGACGTGACCGAACGCCCGCTGCATCTGCTGATCATTGGCGGCGGTGGTGCCGGCGTGGCCCTGGCGCAGGGCTTCTGCCGCATCGGCGTGAAAGTCACGCTGGTCGAACAAGGCCGCTTCCTGTCACGCCATGATCCGGAGCTTAGCGATCTGACGATCGACGCGCTGCGCCGCGATGGCGTCACCCTGCATGAGCAGACCGAGATCGCGCAGGTGGAGAATACAGTGCCAGGCATCGTGCTGACCTTGCGCCACACCGATGGCAGCAGCACGCGTATCGCCGCGTCGCATCTGGTCCTCGCCGCCGGCTGGCAGGCCGACCACGGCGCGCTCAATCCCATGGTCGCCGGCATCGAGACCGGCGCGCAGGGCATCGTCACCGATCGCCGGCTGCGCACCACGAACCGCCGCGTCTTCGCCATCGGCGCGGCCACCGACCTGCAGGCCACCACGCCGGTGGTGCTGCATCATGCCGGCGTGGCGCTGAAGAACCTGCTGTTCCGGCTGCCGGCGCGCATCGCCACCAACGCCGCCGCCAGCCTGGTGCCCGGCGATCCCGAACTGGCTTTCGTCGGCCTCAACGAAACCGAGGCGCGACGCAGCCATCGCAGCATCCGCATTCTGCGCCGGCCGTTCGTTTTGAACGAACGTGCCCTGGCCGATGGCGGCAGCGAGGGATTGCTGAAAGTCGTCACCACGCCGCTGGGCGGCATCCTCGGCGCGGCAGCTGTCGGGCCGCAGGCAGCCGAAGTCCTGCAGCCCTGGGCCCTGGCCATCGGAAAGGGATTCGGAATCGGTGCGATGCAGGCGATGATTGCCCCCTTCCCGGCGCGTGGGAACACCGCCGCCCAGGCCGCTACAGATTTCTACCGCCCGAAACTGTTCAGCCCATTCGGCCGCCGCGTAGTGCAGTTCCTCGCCCGTTTTGACTGA
- the can gene encoding carbonate dehydratase, with protein sequence MADIAPLFESNRAWAISKLNADPGFFDRLTHQQTPSYLWIGCADSRVPANEIVGLDPGELFVHRNVANLVHPADMNCLAVLQYAIEYLKVKHVIVTGHYGCGGVRAAMQPQQLGLIDHWLRPIRDVYAKHEIELKDVVDEYKRLNLLCEMNVREQVANLAKTTIVQNAWHRGQDLSLHGWVYGISNGLIRDLGVTISGVEPVDRIFRTEPAQSAP encoded by the coding sequence ATGGCCGATATTGCGCCGCTATTTGAAAGCAACCGTGCTTGGGCGATTTCCAAGCTGAATGCAGATCCGGGTTTCTTCGACCGGCTGACGCATCAACAGACTCCGTCCTATCTGTGGATCGGCTGTGCCGACAGCCGCGTGCCGGCCAATGAAATCGTCGGCCTCGATCCGGGCGAATTGTTCGTGCACCGCAATGTTGCCAACCTGGTGCATCCGGCCGACATGAACTGCCTGGCGGTATTGCAGTACGCCATCGAGTATCTGAAGGTGAAGCATGTGATTGTCACCGGGCATTACGGTTGCGGTGGCGTGCGTGCGGCAATGCAGCCGCAGCAACTCGGCCTGATCGACCACTGGCTGCGGCCAATCCGCGATGTCTATGCCAAGCATGAAATCGAGTTGAAGGATGTGGTGGACGAGTACAAGCGCCTGAATCTGCTCTGCGAGATGAATGTCCGCGAACAGGTTGCAAATCTCGCCAAGACCACCATCGTGCAGAACGCTTGGCATCGTGGCCAGGATCTCAGCCTGCATGGCTGGGTATACGGAATATCTAACGGCTTGATCCGCGATCTGGGCGTTACCATATCCGGGGTTGAGCCGGTCGACCGAATCTTCCGTACCGAACCGGCCCAGTCGGCACCTTAA
- a CDS encoding DUF1150 family protein encodes MATPNNQDRKSDELQTQPLMTEESFANLGAPDLAYIRPVQTPEGLAWGIYAANGTQLGFAPERDLAFAAAVQNDLLPVSVQ; translated from the coding sequence ATGGCTACCCCCAATAATCAAGACCGTAAGTCTGATGAGCTTCAGACCCAACCGCTGATGACGGAAGAATCCTTCGCCAATCTCGGCGCGCCTGATCTGGCCTATATTCGTCCGGTCCAGACGCCGGAAGGACTGGCTTGGGGCATCTACGCCGCCAATGGCACACAGTTGGGATTTGCACCAGAACGCGATCTGGCCTTTGCAGCCGCCGTGCAGAACGATCTGCTTCCCGTCAGCGTGCAGTAA
- a CDS encoding Hsp20 family protein, with translation MSRVSIFSSPLLLGFDHVERMIERATKAGSEGYPPYNIEQTGENELRITLAVAGFSPADLAITVEDNQLVIRGKQTDDKERIYLHRGIAARQFQRSFVLADGIEVVRAELGNGLLHIDLHRPRPEPQVRNIAINMTDGGRADTLGVGGKPGTGRS, from the coding sequence ATGAGCCGCGTTTCCATTTTTTCCAGCCCGCTGCTGCTCGGATTCGACCATGTCGAACGCATGATCGAGCGCGCGACCAAAGCTGGATCCGAAGGCTACCCGCCCTATAATATTGAACAGACCGGTGAGAACGAGCTGCGTATCACGCTGGCCGTTGCCGGTTTCAGTCCGGCCGACCTAGCCATTACCGTGGAAGACAATCAGCTGGTCATTCGCGGTAAACAAACCGACGACAAAGAACGTATTTACCTGCACCGTGGCATCGCAGCTCGGCAGTTCCAGCGCAGCTTTGTCCTGGCAGATGGCATAGAAGTGGTGCGAGCCGAGCTTGGCAATGGGCTGCTGCATATCGATTTGCACCGCCCCCGGCCGGAACCTCAGGTCCGCAACATTGCTATTAATATGACTGATGGCGGCCGCGCCGACACTTTAGGCGTCGGCGGCAAGCCTGGAACCGGACGCAGCTAA
- a CDS encoding 3-hydroxyacyl-CoA dehydrogenase: MAETGQKIETVGVIGAGAMGRGIAQVGMTGGMAVLLYDAMAGAAAKARDAIFAQLDQMVSKGRLEDDAAAVAKTRLTVVDTMDAFAPADLVVEAIVENLAIKQEVFRKLEAIVRPDCLLASNTSSLRIASIAATCQHRARIAGLHFFNPVPLMKLVEVIRAPGTSDAAIAALVAVGERMGRLPVVVQDSPGFLVNLGGRAYTQEALRIVSEGVATPAQVDAVMRDNWGFKMGPFELMDLTGIDVNFPVSQIIHEGYFYDRRLATAPLHQLLKESGRLGRKSKQGFFAYDDAGKGVVPSADATSAAPAAEKVVLADADDEALGELLRSFGFEVSGFDDGDSAILCAPLGMDVSTYATERKLDHRRLFGLDIAGKLDKRLTLMRAPGARRDLLDAVVARLHGAGRAVTAITDSPGFIGQRIAAMVANLGCEMAQIRVATPADIDKAMTLGLNYPFGPLALADAMGLETVHTVLTQLQAITGDDRYRPSLWLRRRAQLGLSALTDD; encoded by the coding sequence GTGGCGGAAACCGGGCAAAAAATTGAAACCGTCGGCGTCATCGGCGCGGGCGCGATGGGGCGGGGCATTGCTCAGGTCGGCATGACCGGCGGTATGGCGGTATTGTTGTATGACGCGATGGCTGGCGCCGCCGCGAAGGCGCGCGATGCGATCTTTGCCCAGCTCGACCAGATGGTCAGCAAGGGCCGCCTGGAAGATGATGCCGCAGCCGTCGCCAAGACGCGGCTCACGGTGGTCGATACAATGGATGCCTTCGCGCCGGCCGATCTGGTGGTCGAAGCCATCGTCGAAAACCTGGCCATCAAGCAGGAGGTGTTCCGCAAGCTGGAAGCCATCGTGCGACCCGATTGCCTGCTCGCTTCGAACACCTCGTCGCTGCGCATCGCCAGCATTGCGGCCACCTGCCAACACCGCGCGCGCATTGCCGGCCTGCATTTCTTCAATCCGGTGCCGCTGATGAAGTTGGTCGAGGTGATCCGCGCGCCAGGCACCAGCGATGCGGCCATCGCCGCGCTGGTGGCGGTCGGCGAGCGGATGGGCCGCCTGCCGGTCGTGGTGCAGGATAGCCCGGGCTTCCTGGTCAATCTCGGTGGCCGCGCCTATACGCAGGAAGCCCTGCGCATCGTCTCCGAGGGCGTGGCGACGCCGGCCCAGGTGGATGCCGTGATGCGCGACAACTGGGGCTTCAAGATGGGGCCGTTTGAGTTGATGGACCTGACCGGCATCGACGTGAACTTCCCGGTCAGCCAGATCATTCACGAAGGCTATTTCTACGATCGCCGGCTGGCGACCGCGCCGCTGCATCAGCTGCTGAAGGAAAGTGGCCGGCTGGGGCGCAAGAGTAAGCAGGGCTTCTTCGCGTATGACGATGCAGGCAAAGGTGTGGTGCCTTCGGCCGATGCCACCAGTGCCGCGCCGGCGGCCGAGAAAGTTGTGCTGGCCGATGCCGATGACGAGGCGCTGGGCGAATTGCTGCGCAGTTTCGGTTTCGAGGTCAGCGGCTTCGACGATGGCGACAGCGCGATCCTCTGCGCGCCGCTCGGCATGGATGTTTCGACGTATGCCACCGAGCGCAAACTGGATCACCGCCGGCTGTTCGGCCTCGATATTGCCGGTAAGCTGGACAAGCGGTTGACCCTGATGCGTGCGCCAGGCGCGCGCCGCGACCTGCTGGATGCCGTGGTGGCGCGCCTGCACGGCGCTGGCCGCGCAGTGACCGCGATTACCGACAGCCCCGGCTTCATCGGGCAGCGCATTGCCGCCATGGTGGCCAATCTGGGCTGCGAGATGGCTCAGATCCGCGTCGCCACGCCCGCCGATATCGACAAGGCGATGACACTGGGCCTGAACTATCCGTTCGGTCCGCTGGCGCTGGCCGATGCGATGGGACTGGAGACCGTCCATACGGTGCTGACCCAGCTGCAGGCGATCACCGGGGACGACCGCTATCGCCCCAGCCTGTGGCTTCGCCGCCGGGCGCAGCTTGGTCTTTCTGCCTTGACGGACGACTAA
- a CDS encoding sensor histidine kinase, with protein MNADPGPSSDLSRLPRPPAVASLSGRLLLLTVGFTMLSAVLIYLPAMSRFRISYLEARIELADQAALALLAAPNGMVSAELEDELLHNVGGKLVAMRRKESNALILSDRQELPMLGKPVDLANQQWWEEIMHAVMVLIKPPTEYVRVVGPSPRDPHTRIEVVLPTAPMSEALRDFSWRVLWVALLISMITGSLVYVSLQLLLVRPIRRLIGSIVGFHAAPEDARQIIRPTRRRDELGLAERELQMMQQDLRHALTQRTRLAQLGIAVSKISHDLRNMLAAAQLVSDRLEASDDPTVRQVAPRLVGSIDRAISLCAQTLQFGKAEERAPETCQIALRNFIDDVAAALGLPDGAVIRWHNAVPEHLPLHADPDQLYRVMNNLMRNAVQAMPDGGDLRVAATATDTDVVIEVADSGGGLSDAARTHLFEPFRGGRSGGTGLGLAIARELIRGHGGDLELIRTGPLGTTFRIILPQAPA; from the coding sequence ATGAACGCCGATCCGGGACCCTCGTCCGATCTGTCGCGCCTGCCGCGTCCGCCCGCGGTGGCCAGCCTGTCCGGCCGGCTGCTGCTGCTGACCGTCGGCTTCACCATGCTGTCGGCCGTGCTGATCTACCTGCCGGCGATGAGCCGCTTCCGCATCAGCTACCTCGAAGCCCGCATCGAACTCGCCGACCAGGCCGCCCTTGCGCTGCTGGCGGCGCCGAACGGCATGGTCAGCGCCGAGTTGGAAGACGAGCTGCTGCACAATGTCGGCGGCAAGCTGGTTGCCATGCGGCGCAAGGAATCGAATGCGCTGATCCTGAGCGACCGTCAGGAACTGCCGATGCTCGGCAAACCGGTCGACCTGGCGAACCAGCAATGGTGGGAAGAGATCATGCATGCCGTGATGGTGCTGATCAAACCACCCACCGAGTATGTGCGCGTGGTCGGCCCGTCGCCGCGCGATCCACACACCCGCATCGAAGTGGTGCTGCCGACCGCGCCGATGAGCGAGGCACTGCGCGACTTTTCCTGGCGCGTGCTGTGGGTGGCGCTGCTGATCTCGATGATCACCGGCAGCCTGGTCTATGTCAGCCTGCAGCTGCTGCTGGTGCGGCCGATCCGTCGCCTGATCGGCAGCATTGTCGGTTTCCATGCCGCGCCGGAAGACGCGCGCCAGATCATCCGACCCACGCGGCGCCGTGACGAACTCGGCCTGGCCGAGCGCGAGTTGCAGATGATGCAGCAGGACCTGCGCCATGCCCTGACCCAGCGTACGCGCCTGGCCCAGCTCGGCATCGCAGTCAGCAAGATCAGCCACGATCTGCGCAATATGCTGGCGGCGGCCCAGCTGGTGTCTGACCGCCTGGAAGCGTCCGACGATCCGACGGTGCGTCAGGTGGCGCCGCGGCTGGTCGGTTCGATTGATCGGGCGATCTCGCTCTGTGCCCAGACCCTGCAATTCGGCAAGGCGGAAGAACGCGCACCGGAAACCTGCCAGATCGCCCTGCGCAATTTCATCGACGATGTGGCCGCCGCACTCGGCCTGCCAGACGGCGCTGTTATCCGGTGGCACAATGCCGTGCCCGAGCATCTGCCACTGCATGCCGATCCCGATCAGCTCTATCGCGTGATGAACAACCTGATGCGTAATGCCGTGCAGGCCATGCCCGATGGCGGCGACCTGCGGGTGGCGGCCACCGCCACCGATACCGACGTGGTGATCGAGGTCGCCGACAGCGGCGGGGGCCTGAGCGATGCGGCACGCACGCATCTGTTCGAACCGTTCCGCGGCGGGCGCAGCGGCGGCACCGGTCTGGGGCTGGCCATCGCCCGCGAGCTGATCCGCGGCCACGGCGGCGACCTGGAACTGATCCGCACCGGGCCGCTGGGCACCACCTTCCGCATCATCCTGCCGCAGGCACCCGCCTGA